From one Amycolatopsis sp. FDAARGOS 1241 genomic stretch:
- a CDS encoding DeoR/GlpR family DNA-binding transcription regulator: protein MRGSPRHERILERLRRDGRVDVGELAVALDTSEVTIRRDLDALAEQGTLRRVRGGAVSLLMRGEELPFSLREVEAAAAKNRIAAVVASLVRDGEAVVVDSGTSGLAVARALAGRRLTVMPLSLPSATVLSASPSITLLLPGGTTRFGEGSMVGPITESSLAALRFDTLVLTCCGLSPDDGVTAHDLQDAAVKRAARRSSRRTVLVAESVKFSRTALATVCAIEDVDVLVTDEEAPPDVVGRFREAGVDVRVA, encoded by the coding sequence ATGCGAGGTAGTCCCCGGCATGAACGCATCCTCGAGCGGCTCCGGCGCGACGGGCGTGTCGACGTCGGAGAACTGGCCGTCGCCCTGGACACGTCCGAGGTGACGATCCGGCGCGACCTCGACGCGCTCGCCGAGCAGGGCACGCTGCGCCGCGTACGGGGCGGCGCGGTGAGCCTGCTGATGCGGGGCGAGGAGCTGCCCTTTTCCTTGCGTGAGGTCGAAGCGGCCGCCGCGAAGAACCGGATCGCGGCAGTGGTCGCCTCGCTGGTCCGCGACGGCGAGGCCGTGGTCGTCGACAGCGGCACCAGCGGCCTCGCGGTCGCCCGCGCCCTCGCCGGGCGCCGGCTCACGGTGATGCCCCTGTCGCTGCCGAGCGCCACCGTTCTGTCCGCCAGCCCCTCGATCACGCTCCTGCTCCCCGGCGGCACCACCCGCTTCGGCGAGGGCTCGATGGTCGGCCCGATCACGGAGTCGTCCCTCGCGGCCCTGCGCTTCGACACCCTCGTCCTCACCTGCTGCGGCCTCTCCCCCGACGACGGCGTCACCGCCCACGATCTCCAAGACGCGGCGGTGAAGCGCGCGGCCCGCCGATCGTCTCGTCGAACGGTGCTGGTGGCCGAGAGCGTGAAGTTCTCCCGCACCGCGCTGGCGACCGTGTGCGCCATCGAGGACGTGGATGTGCTGGTGACCGATGAGGAGGCGCCGCCCGACGTGGTGGGCCGCTTCCGCGAGGCCGGGGTCGACGTCCGGGTCGCTTGA
- a CDS encoding TetR/AcrR family transcriptional regulator, with amino-acid sequence MTSPRSRRERPAKPALTRAGIIAAAVAVLRAEGLAELAMRRLAQELDTGAASLYVYVRDPAELHAAVLDELLGEIDLDLKHTGWAQRLEAVLTSHAAVLFRYPGLAQSALVARPSGENYLRLLDTLLGLPPRATSRATKRPGASTCSCSTPPRPPPSTPTSGPTKSGRQ; translated from the coding sequence ATGACCTCACCACGCAGCCGCCGGGAACGTCCCGCCAAGCCGGCCCTGACCCGCGCCGGGATCATCGCCGCCGCGGTCGCGGTCCTCCGGGCCGAGGGCTTGGCGGAGCTGGCCATGCGCCGGCTCGCGCAGGAGCTCGACACGGGTGCGGCGTCACTGTACGTGTACGTGCGCGACCCCGCCGAGCTCCACGCGGCCGTGCTCGACGAGCTGCTCGGCGAGATCGACCTGGACCTGAAGCACACCGGGTGGGCGCAGCGGCTCGAAGCCGTGCTCACGTCGCACGCCGCCGTGCTTTTCCGCTACCCCGGGCTCGCGCAATCGGCGCTCGTGGCCCGCCCCAGCGGCGAGAACTACCTGCGGCTCCTCGACACGCTGCTCGGGCTCCCGCCGAGGGCGACGTCCCGCGCGACCAAGCGGCCTGGGGCGTCGACCTGCTCCTGCAGCACGCCACCGCGACCGCCGCCGAGCACGCCGACGAGCGGCCCGACGAAGAGCGGCAGGCAGTGA
- a CDS encoding NAD(P)/FAD-dependent oxidoreductase, with product MNITIVGAGLGGLMLASVLRRNGLHATVLDLDASPAARPGRHAGHHEESGQAALRAAGLYDPFLDLVHPGGEAPRVLDRHGTVRLSEEDDGTGSRPDVEQGELRELSPLPEGTIRWGAKVVSARPLDGGRHQVQLADGSTLGTDVLVGADGAWSRVRQLLSPAVPTYTGISFVELDLRAADERHPACAALVGGGMFMALGPEKGFFAHREPDGSLHVYVALTVPETWAAGVDFSSARAVEEELLVRFAGWARN from the coding sequence GTGAACATCACCATCGTCGGTGCCGGACTGGGCGGGCTGATGCTCGCTTCGGTCCTGCGCCGCAACGGGCTCCACGCCACCGTGCTCGACCTCGACGCGTCACCGGCCGCGCGCCCAGGGCGGCACGCTGGACACCACGAAGAATCCGGCCAAGCCGCCCTGCGTGCCGCCGGCCTCTACGACCCGTTCCTCGACCTCGTGCACCCCGGCGGCGAGGCGCCGCGTGTGCTGGACCGGCACGGCACCGTCCGGCTGTCCGAAGAGGACGACGGCACCGGCTCGCGGCCCGACGTCGAGCAGGGTGAGCTGCGCGAGCTCTCGCCGTTGCCCGAGGGCACGATCCGCTGGGGCGCGAAGGTCGTGTCCGCGCGGCCACTGGATGGCGGTCGCCACCAGGTCCAGTTGGCGGACGGCTCGACGCTCGGCACCGACGTCCTCGTCGGCGCGGACGGCGCCTGGTCGCGCGTGCGCCAGCTGCTGTCGCCGGCGGTTCCCACGTACACGGGGATCTCGTTCGTCGAGCTCGACCTGCGTGCCGCCGACGAGCGGCACCCCGCGTGCGCGGCCCTGGTCGGCGGCGGGATGTTCATGGCGCTGGGCCCCGAAAAGGGCTTCTTCGCACACCGCGAGCCCGACGGCAGCCTCCACGTCTACGTCGCCCTGACCGTGCCCGAAACGTGGGCCGCCGGTGTCGACTTCTCGTCCGCCCGCGCCGTCGAGGAGGAGCTACTGGTCCGCTTCGCCGGCTGGGCCCGGAACTGA
- a CDS encoding PLD nuclease N-terminal domain-containing protein, with the protein MNFPTALAAATQHAADGASIAVTIGIGVVILLPAIFFLAALISILGSPLTGGMKLVWVVFAFCAPFLGPLLWFIVGRRSAEAGAYR; encoded by the coding sequence ATGAACTTCCCCACCGCGTTGGCCGCCGCCACCCAGCACGCCGCCGACGGGGCCAGTATCGCCGTGACCATCGGGATCGGTGTGGTGATCCTGCTTCCCGCGATCTTCTTCCTGGCCGCCCTCATCAGCATCCTCGGCAGCCCGCTCACCGGCGGCATGAAATTGGTCTGGGTCGTGTTCGCCTTCTGCGCGCCGTTCCTGGGGCCGCTGCTGTGGTTCATCGTCGGCCGCCGCAGCGCCGAGGCGGGCGCGTACCGCTAG
- a CDS encoding lytic polysaccharide monooxygenase auxiliary activity family 9 protein produces the protein MKTNRKLVAALAGAAVAPVIVLVGPVGTASAHGYVNSPVSRQAQCAQNVVPCGDIKWEPQSVEGPRGQRTCNGGVARFAELNDNTKGWRAAPVGRTVTFNWTFTARHKTSTYEYYIGNTRIASFSGNNQVPPATVSHQVNLGNRTGHQTVLAIWNIADTANAFYSCIDLQVS, from the coding sequence ATGAAGACGAACCGCAAGCTCGTGGCCGCTCTGGCCGGCGCCGCCGTCGCACCGGTGATCGTGCTGGTGGGTCCCGTGGGCACCGCGAGCGCACACGGCTACGTGAACTCACCGGTGAGCCGGCAGGCTCAGTGCGCGCAGAACGTGGTGCCGTGCGGTGACATCAAGTGGGAACCGCAGAGCGTGGAAGGCCCGAGGGGACAGCGCACGTGCAACGGCGGAGTCGCGCGCTTCGCCGAACTGAACGACAACACCAAGGGATGGCGGGCGGCGCCGGTGGGCCGCACCGTCACGTTCAACTGGACGTTCACCGCGCGGCACAAGACCAGCACCTACGAGTACTACATCGGCAACACGCGCATCGCGAGCTTCAGCGGCAACAACCAGGTGCCGCCGGCTACCGTGTCGCACCAGGTGAACCTGGGCAACCGCACGGGCCACCAGACCGTGCTGGCCATCTGGAACATCGCCGACACGGCCAACGCGTTCTACTCCTGCATCGACCTGCAGGTGAGCTGA
- a CDS encoding NAD-dependent succinate-semialdehyde dehydrogenase: MYTVTDPATGELIEQIENTTDDQVRDAIARVHRGYLSWRERPVDERAAIVARAAELFAERSDELAAIMTLEMGKRVNEGRGEVGIVVDIFTYYAEHGPELIADEPLKIRGGDAVIRKEPIGALLGVMPWNFPMYQVARFVAPNLVLGNTILLKHASICPRSAVAIEEVLRDAGVPDDAYVNVFASSKQVPWILADDRIVGVSLTGSEAAGVSVAAEAGRNLKRCVLELGGSDPLIVLDTDDLDETVTTVATARMRNCGQSCNAPKRLIVLEELYDEFVDKLTKRVADYYLPGDPADPATKLPPLASIAAADEVAAQVATAVRQGATLRTGGHRIEGPGAYLEATVLTDVTPEMDAYREEIFGPVFLVFPASSDDEAISIANDSPFGLGASVFGTDPARMRRVANRLESGMVYFNKSGGSQADLPFGGIKRSGMGRELGPLGIEEFMNKKSIRL; encoded by the coding sequence ATGTACACAGTCACCGACCCGGCCACGGGTGAGCTGATCGAGCAGATCGAGAACACCACCGACGACCAGGTGCGCGACGCGATCGCCCGCGTCCACCGCGGGTACCTGTCGTGGCGGGAACGCCCGGTCGATGAACGGGCCGCGATCGTCGCGCGCGCCGCCGAACTGTTCGCCGAACGCTCCGACGAACTGGCTGCGATCATGACCCTCGAGATGGGCAAACGCGTCAACGAGGGCCGCGGCGAAGTCGGCATCGTCGTCGACATCTTCACTTACTACGCCGAACACGGCCCGGAGCTCATCGCCGACGAGCCACTGAAGATCCGCGGTGGTGACGCCGTGATCCGCAAGGAGCCGATCGGCGCGCTGCTCGGCGTGATGCCGTGGAACTTCCCGATGTACCAGGTGGCGCGCTTCGTGGCGCCGAACCTGGTGCTGGGCAACACGATCCTGCTCAAGCACGCGTCCATTTGCCCCCGCTCGGCCGTCGCCATCGAGGAGGTCCTGCGCGACGCGGGCGTGCCCGACGATGCGTACGTCAACGTATTCGCCTCGAGCAAGCAGGTGCCGTGGATCCTCGCGGACGACCGGATCGTCGGCGTATCCCTCACCGGCAGCGAGGCCGCGGGCGTCTCCGTGGCCGCCGAGGCCGGCCGCAACCTCAAGCGCTGCGTCCTCGAACTCGGCGGCTCCGACCCGTTGATCGTCCTCGACACCGACGACCTCGACGAAACCGTCACCACCGTCGCGACGGCCCGCATGCGCAACTGCGGCCAGTCCTGCAACGCGCCCAAACGGTTGATCGTGCTGGAGGAGCTCTACGACGAGTTCGTCGACAAGCTCACCAAGCGCGTAGCGGACTACTACCTCCCAGGTGACCCGGCCGACCCGGCGACGAAACTGCCGCCACTGGCGTCGATCGCCGCCGCCGACGAGGTCGCGGCCCAGGTGGCCACCGCCGTCCGTCAAGGCGCGACCCTGCGCACCGGCGGCCACCGCATCGAAGGCCCCGGCGCCTACCTCGAGGCCACGGTGCTGACGGACGTGACGCCGGAGATGGATGCGTATCGCGAGGAGATCTTCGGACCGGTCTTCCTCGTCTTCCCGGCCTCCTCCGACGACGAGGCCATCTCCATCGCCAACGACTCGCCCTTCGGCCTCGGCGCGAGCGTGTTCGGCACCGACCCCGCGCGCATGCGCCGCGTGGCGAACCGCCTGGAATCGGGGATGGTGTACTTCAACAAGTCCGGTGGGTCTCAGGCGGATTTGCCGTTCGGCGGGATCAAACGGTCGGGGATGGGCCGGGAGCTGGGACCGCTGGGAATTGAGGAATTCATGAACAAGAAGTCGATTCGCCTCTGA
- a CDS encoding TetR/AcrR family transcriptional regulator — MRRTQQERSDSTRAALVSAARVLFATRGYHDVPAEEITRTAGVTRGALYHHFGDKQGLFRAVVEEVEIELTAEVAAVMTSGTDPLTGMTTALGVFLDACLREEVQRISLTDAPAVLGWDVWREIEGEHGLGLLVTSLSRAHAEGLIVDAPIRTLAQLILSAVMEAARMIAAADDPTAVRAETQTVLAGWLGGLLRKN, encoded by the coding sequence GTGAGACGCACCCAGCAGGAACGCTCCGACAGCACGCGCGCGGCTCTCGTCAGCGCCGCCCGCGTGCTCTTCGCGACGCGCGGCTACCACGACGTGCCCGCCGAAGAGATCACCCGCACCGCCGGCGTCACCCGTGGCGCCCTGTACCACCACTTCGGCGACAAGCAGGGCCTGTTCCGCGCGGTCGTGGAGGAGGTCGAGATCGAACTCACCGCCGAGGTCGCCGCGGTGATGACCTCGGGCACCGATCCCCTGACCGGCATGACCACGGCCCTCGGCGTGTTCCTGGACGCGTGCCTGCGCGAAGAGGTGCAGCGCATCTCCCTCACGGACGCCCCCGCCGTCCTCGGCTGGGACGTCTGGCGCGAAATCGAGGGCGAACACGGCTTGGGCCTGCTGGTGACTTCCCTGTCGCGGGCCCACGCGGAGGGCCTGATCGTCGACGCGCCCATCCGGACCCTGGCCCAGCTCATCCTGAGCGCCGTGATGGAGGCGGCCCGCATGATCGCCGCGGCCGACGACCCGACCGCGGTGCGCGCGGAGACGCAGACGGTGCTGGCCGGCTGGCTGGGCGGGCTGCTGCGCAAGAACTGA
- a CDS encoding alpha/beta fold hydrolase, producing the protein MTALGQDHLIRLPQGEVRYHERGTGRPVVFVHGVLTNAQLWRKVVPTIAEAGFRCLAPDLPMGAHEIPMRADADLSAPGMSTLLGDFLDALDLHDVTLVANDTGGAITQLLLARYPSRVGRVVLTPSDSFEYFFPPIFKPLPRIARVPGSTAVLGQLLRIRALWPLPLLFGWVTKKPLDPVVAESYLLRLRRSPGVRRDLRKLLRTVDPRLTLAAAEKLRSFEPPVLLAWATEDKLFPIRFAHRLAEVLPNAKVVEIADSYTFVSEDQPELLAGHIVEFAGVMAD; encoded by the coding sequence ATGACAGCTCTCGGACAGGACCACCTCATCCGCCTGCCGCAGGGTGAGGTGCGGTACCACGAACGCGGCACGGGGCGACCCGTGGTCTTCGTGCACGGGGTGCTCACGAACGCACAGCTGTGGCGCAAGGTCGTGCCCACCATCGCGGAGGCCGGTTTCCGGTGCCTGGCCCCGGATCTGCCGATGGGCGCGCACGAGATCCCGATGCGCGCGGACGCCGATCTCAGCGCCCCGGGCATGTCGACGCTGCTCGGCGATTTCCTCGATGCGCTCGACCTGCACGACGTCACACTGGTCGCGAACGACACCGGCGGCGCGATCACGCAGCTGCTGCTGGCGCGCTACCCGTCGCGCGTCGGGCGGGTGGTGCTGACGCCGTCGGACAGCTTCGAGTACTTCTTCCCGCCGATCTTCAAGCCGCTGCCGCGGATCGCGCGCGTGCCGGGCTCGACGGCCGTGCTGGGGCAACTGCTGCGGATCCGGGCGTTGTGGCCGTTGCCGCTGCTGTTCGGCTGGGTGACGAAGAAGCCGCTCGATCCCGTTGTCGCGGAGTCCTACTTGCTGCGGCTGCGCCGGTCGCCGGGCGTGCGGCGCGACCTGCGGAAGCTGTTGCGCACCGTCGATCCGCGCCTCACGCTGGCGGCAGCGGAGAAGCTGCGGTCGTTCGAACCGCCCGTGCTGCTGGCGTGGGCGACGGAGGACAAGCTGTTCCCGATCCGGTTCGCGCACCGCCTGGCGGAGGTTCTGCCTAACGCGAAGGTCGTCGAGATCGCGGACTCGTACACGTTCGTCTCGGAGGACCAACCGGAGCTGCTGGCCGGGCACATCGTGGAGTTCGCGGGCGTCATGGCAGATTAG